A stretch of Salarias fasciatus chromosome 23, fSalaFa1.1, whole genome shotgun sequence DNA encodes these proteins:
- the tp63 gene encoding tumor protein 63 isoform X1: MLYLETGTTTSYSESQYTNLGLLNSMDQNIQNGGSTSTSPYNNDHAQNNVTAPSPYAQPSSTFDALSPSPAIPSNTDYAGPHTFDVSFQQSSTAKSATWTYSTDLKKLYCQIAKTCPIQIKVLTTPPQGAVIRAMPVYKKAEHVTEVVKRCPNHELSREFNDGQIAPPSHLIRVEGNNHSQYVEDSITGRQSVLVPYEPPQVGTEFTTILYNFMCNSSCVGGMNRRPILIIVTLETRDGQVLGRRCFEARICACPGRDRKADEDSIRKQHVTDATKSSEAFRQVSHGIQMSTIKKRRSTDEEVFCLPIKGREIYEILVKIKESLELMQFLPQHTIESYRQQQQNLLQKQTSMPSQPSFGSSSPTHGKVNKLPSVSQLINPQQRNSLTPSSMSGGLTDMTPMMGSHIPMNADMSSLSPTHALQPQLPLVPSSHCTPPPPYPMDSSISSFLIRLGCAGCLDYFTAQGLTNIYQIENYNMEDLSRLKIPAEFQHIIWKGIMEHRQAMDFSPPPHIVRTTSGASTVSEARGERVIDAVRFTLRQTISFPPRDDWSDFSFDLDSRRNKQQRIKEEGE; the protein is encoded by the exons ATGTTGTACCTGGAGACGGGGACCACAACATCCTACAGCGAG TCACAGTACACAAACCTGGGGCTCCTGAACAGCATGGATCAGAACATCCAGAACGGCGGCTCAACTTCAACCAGCCCCTACAACAACGACCACGCACAGAACAACGTCACGGCCCCGTCGCCCTACGCCCAGCCCAGCTCCACCTTCGACGCCCTGTCTCCCTCTCCGGCCATCCCGTCCAACACAGACTACGCCGGGCCCCACACCTTCGACGTGTCCTTTCAGCAGTCCAGCACGGCAAAGTCTGCCACCTGGACG TACTCAACGGACTTGAAGAAGTTGTACTGCCAAATTGCCAAGACGTGTCCCATTCAGATCAAAGTCCTGACCACCCCACCGCAGGGAGCCGTCATCAGGGCCATGCCTGTTTACAAGAAAGCCGAGCATGTGACCGAGGTGGTGAAGCGCTGCCCAAACCACGAGCTCAGCCGCGAGTTCAATGACG GCCAGATCGCTCCTCCGAGCCACCTGATCCGCGTGGAGGGAAACAACCACTCCCAGTACGTGGAGGACTCCATCACCGGGAGACAGAGCGTCCTCGTCCCCTACGAGCCTCCTCAG GTGGGGACGGAATTCACCACAATTCTGTACAACTTCATGTGCAACTCGAGCTGCGTGGGCGGCATGAACAGGCGCCCAATCCTGATCATTGTGACTCTGGAAACCCGAGA CGGTCAGGTGCTCGGCCGGCGCTGCTTCGAGGCCAGGATCTGTGCCTGCCCGGGCCGAGACCGGAAGGCGGACGAGGACAGCATCCGCAAGCAGCATGTAACGGACGCCACAAAGAGCAGTGAGG CCTTCCGCCAGGTTTCCCACGGCATACAGATGTCCACCATCAAGAAGAGAAGGTCGACGGACGAGGAGGTTTTCTGTTTGCCT atcaAAGGCCGTGAAATTTATGAGATTTTGGTAAAAATCAAAGAGTCTCTGGAGCTCATGCAGTTTCTGCCGCAGCACACAATAGAGTCGTaccgacagcagcagcaaaatcTCCTTCAAAAACA AACCTCGATGCCTTCTCAGCCCTCCTTCGGCTCCAGCTCCCCGACTCACGGAAAAGTCAACaagctgccctccgtcagccaGCTCATCAACCCCCAGCAGCGCAACTCGCTCACCCCATCCAGCATGTCTGGAGGCCTCACTGACA TGACTCCCATGATGGGCTCTCACATCCCCATGAACGCCGACATGAGTTCACTGAGCCCCACACACgcactgcagccacagctgcccctGGTGCCCTCCTCCCACtgtaccccccctcctccataCCCCATGGACAGCAGCATCTCCAG cttcctcatTCGGCTGGGCTGCGCTGGCTGCTTGGACTACTTCACAGCACAGGGCCTAACCAACATCTACCAGATAGAGAACTATAACATGGAG GACCTGTCCAGGCTCAAGATCCCTGCAGAGTTCCAGCACATCATCTGGAAGGGCATCATGGAGCACCGTCAGGCCATGGatttttcccctcctccccaCATAGTGCGCACCACCAGCGGTGCCTCTACGGTCAGCGAGGCCCGCGGCGAGCGCGTCATCGACGCCGTGCGCTTCACCCTGCGCCAGACCATCTCCTTTCCGCCGCGCGATGACTGGTCCGACTTCTCCTTCGACCTGGATTCCCGCCGCAACAAACAGCAGCGCATCAAGGAGGAGGGTGAATAA
- the tp63 gene encoding tumor protein 63 isoform X2 yields the protein MLYLETGTTTSYSESQYTNLGLLNSMDQNIQNGGSTSTSPYNNDHAQNNVTAPSPYAQPSSTFDALSPSPAIPSNTDYAGPHTFDVSFQQSSTAKSATWTYSTDLKKLYCQIAKTCPIQIKVLTTPPQGAVIRAMPVYKKAEHVTEVVKRCPNHELSREFNDGQIAPPSHLIRVEGNNHSQYVEDSITGRQSVLVPYEPPQVGTEFTTILYNFMCNSSCVGGMNRRPILIIVTLETRDGQVLGRRCFEARICACPGRDRKADEDSIRKQHVTDATKSSEAFRQVSHGIQMSTIKKRRSTDEEVFCLPIKGREIYEILVKIKESLELMQFLPQHTIESYRQQQQNLLQKQTSMPSQPSFGSSSPTHGKVNKLPSVSQLINPQQRNSLTPSSMSGGLTDTSSFGWAALAAWTTSQHRA from the exons ATGTTGTACCTGGAGACGGGGACCACAACATCCTACAGCGAG TCACAGTACACAAACCTGGGGCTCCTGAACAGCATGGATCAGAACATCCAGAACGGCGGCTCAACTTCAACCAGCCCCTACAACAACGACCACGCACAGAACAACGTCACGGCCCCGTCGCCCTACGCCCAGCCCAGCTCCACCTTCGACGCCCTGTCTCCCTCTCCGGCCATCCCGTCCAACACAGACTACGCCGGGCCCCACACCTTCGACGTGTCCTTTCAGCAGTCCAGCACGGCAAAGTCTGCCACCTGGACG TACTCAACGGACTTGAAGAAGTTGTACTGCCAAATTGCCAAGACGTGTCCCATTCAGATCAAAGTCCTGACCACCCCACCGCAGGGAGCCGTCATCAGGGCCATGCCTGTTTACAAGAAAGCCGAGCATGTGACCGAGGTGGTGAAGCGCTGCCCAAACCACGAGCTCAGCCGCGAGTTCAATGACG GCCAGATCGCTCCTCCGAGCCACCTGATCCGCGTGGAGGGAAACAACCACTCCCAGTACGTGGAGGACTCCATCACCGGGAGACAGAGCGTCCTCGTCCCCTACGAGCCTCCTCAG GTGGGGACGGAATTCACCACAATTCTGTACAACTTCATGTGCAACTCGAGCTGCGTGGGCGGCATGAACAGGCGCCCAATCCTGATCATTGTGACTCTGGAAACCCGAGA CGGTCAGGTGCTCGGCCGGCGCTGCTTCGAGGCCAGGATCTGTGCCTGCCCGGGCCGAGACCGGAAGGCGGACGAGGACAGCATCCGCAAGCAGCATGTAACGGACGCCACAAAGAGCAGTGAGG CCTTCCGCCAGGTTTCCCACGGCATACAGATGTCCACCATCAAGAAGAGAAGGTCGACGGACGAGGAGGTTTTCTGTTTGCCT atcaAAGGCCGTGAAATTTATGAGATTTTGGTAAAAATCAAAGAGTCTCTGGAGCTCATGCAGTTTCTGCCGCAGCACACAATAGAGTCGTaccgacagcagcagcaaaatcTCCTTCAAAAACA AACCTCGATGCCTTCTCAGCCCTCCTTCGGCTCCAGCTCCCCGACTCACGGAAAAGTCAACaagctgccctccgtcagccaGCTCATCAACCCCCAGCAGCGCAACTCGCTCACCCCATCCAGCATGTCTGGAGGCCTCACTGACA cttcctcatTCGGCTGGGCTGCGCTGGCTGCTTGGACTACTTCACAGCACAGGGCCTAA